One Symphalangus syndactylus isolate Jambi chromosome 20, NHGRI_mSymSyn1-v2.1_pri, whole genome shotgun sequence DNA segment encodes these proteins:
- the LOC129469710 gene encoding keratin-associated protein 4-5 isoform X2 gives MVSSCCGSVSSEQSCGLENCCCPSCCETTCCRTTCCRPSCCVSSCCRPQCCQSVCCQPTCCRPSCCISSCCRPSCCESSCCRPSCCVSSCCRPQCCQTTCCRPSCCVSSCCRPQCCQSVCCQPTCCRPSCCISSSCCPSRSCCPSCCESSCCRPCCCLRPVCGRVSCHTTCYRPTCVISTCPRPLCCASSCC, from the exons ATGGTCAGCTCCTGTTGTGGCTCTGTCAGCTCTGAGCAGAGCTGTGGCCTGGAGAACTGCTGCTGTCCCAGCTGCTGTGAGACCACCTGCTGCAGGACCACCTGCTGCCGCCCCAGCTGCTGTGTGTCCAGCTGCTGCAGACCCCAGTGCTGCCAGTCTGTGTGCTGCCAGCCCACCTGCTGCCGCCCTAGCTGCTGCATCTCCAGCTGCTGCCGCCCCTCTTGCTGTGAATCCAGCTGCTGCCGCCCCAGCTGCTGTGTGTCCAGCTGTTGCAGACCCCAGTGTTGCCA GACCACCTGCTGCCGCCCCAGCTGCTGTGTGTCCAGCTGCTGCAGACCCCAGTGCTGCCAGTCTGTGTGCTGCCAGCCCACCTGCTGCCGCCCCAGCTGCTGCATCTCCAGCAGCTGCTGCCCCTCCAGGAGCTGCTGCCCCTCTTGCTGTGAATCCAGCTGCTGCCGCCCCTGCTGCTGCCTGCGTCCAGTCTGTGGCCGAGTCTCCTGCCACACCACTTGCTATCGCCCAACCTGTGTCATCTCCACCTGCCCCCGCCCCTTGTGCTGTGCCTCCTCTTGCTGCTAA
- the LOC129469710 gene encoding keratin-associated protein 4-7 isoform X3, which translates to MVSSCCGSVSSEQSCGLENCCCPSCCETTCCRTTCCRPSCCVSSCCRPQCCQSVCCQPTCCRPSCCISSCCRPSCCESSCCRPSCCVSSCCRPQCCQSVCCQPTCCRPSCCRPCCCLRPVCGRVSCHTTCYRPTCVISTCPRPLCCASSCC; encoded by the exons ATGGTCAGCTCCTGTTGTGGCTCTGTCAGCTCTGAGCAGAGCTGTGGCCTGGAGAACTGCTGCTGTCCCAGCTGCTGTGAGACCACCTGCTGCAGGACCACCTGCTGCCGCCCCAGCTGCTGTGTGTCCAGCTGCTGCAGACCCCAGTGCTGCCAGTCTGTGTGCTGCCAGCCCACCTGCTGCCGCCCTAGCTGCTGCATCTCCAGCTGCTGCCGCCCCTCTTGCTGTGAATCCAGCTGCTGCCGCCCCAGCTGCTGTGTGTCCAGCTGTTGCAGACCCCAGTGTTGCCAGTCTGTGTGCTGTCAGCCCACCTGCTGCCGCC CCAGCTGCTGCCGCCCCTGCTGCTGCCTGCGTCCAGTCTGTGGCCGAGTCTCCTGCCACACCACTTGCTATCGCCCAACCTGTGTCATCTCCACCTGCCCCCGCCCCTTGTGCTGTGCCTCCTCTTGCTGCTAA
- the LOC129469710 gene encoding keratin-associated protein 4-12 isoform X1: MVSSCCGSVSSEQSCGLENCCCPSCCETTCCRTTCCRPSCCVSSCCRPQCCQSVCCQPTCCRPSCCISSCCRPSCCESSCCRPSCCVSSCCRPQCCQSVCCQPTCCRPSCCQTTCYRTTCCRPSCCVSSCCRPQCCQSVCCQPTCCRPSCCISSSCCPSRSCCPSCCESSCCRPCCCLRPVCGRVSCHTTCYRPTCVISTCPRPLCCASSCC; this comes from the coding sequence ATGGTCAGCTCCTGTTGTGGCTCTGTCAGCTCTGAGCAGAGCTGTGGCCTGGAGAACTGCTGCTGTCCCAGCTGCTGTGAGACCACCTGCTGCAGGACCACCTGCTGCCGCCCCAGCTGCTGTGTGTCCAGCTGCTGCAGACCCCAGTGCTGCCAGTCTGTGTGCTGCCAGCCCACCTGCTGCCGCCCTAGCTGCTGCATCTCCAGCTGCTGCCGCCCCTCTTGCTGTGAATCCAGCTGCTGCCGCCCCAGCTGCTGTGTGTCCAGCTGTTGCAGACCCCAGTGTTGCCAGTCTGTGTGCTGTCAGCCCACCTGCTGCCGCCCCAGCTGCTGCCAGACCACCTGCTACAGGACCACCTGCTGCCGCCCCAGCTGCTGTGTGTCCAGCTGCTGCAGACCCCAGTGCTGCCAGTCTGTGTGCTGCCAGCCCACCTGCTGCCGCCCCAGCTGCTGCATCTCCAGCAGCTGCTGCCCCTCCAGGAGCTGCTGCCCCTCTTGCTGTGAATCCAGCTGCTGCCGCCCCTGCTGCTGCCTGCGTCCAGTCTGTGGCCGAGTCTCCTGCCACACCACTTGCTATCGCCCAACCTGTGTCATCTCCACCTGCCCCCGCCCCTTGTGCTGTGCCTCCTCTTGCTGCTAA